A genomic segment from Pyrodictium occultum encodes:
- the rgy gene encoding reverse gyrase: MSWAGGSEPARGVYFFSCPGCCGPEGDDRLQLGLPCPRCLPERVAAESVLDVAEAVEKARGLRKGSPLERYARVEREAREVEALFEKATGSRLWSAQRAWVRRVLKGKSFAAIAPTGVGKTTFGVLMAVYLASRGEKSYIVVPTTPLVKMVEERALRLADAAGVPARIVALHSRLSQKQRRRLLERVAEGDFDILITTSQYLVRNAETLAGLREQWGRGFRFVFVDDVDAVLKSGRSVDAVLRVVGFSREEVELGWRLLQLQRRLVWETRRAQKELARRLERLRQQARRRGRRLTAEEVRELRRRVFEETLEPLYRELRRIEERLEKARRRAAVLVVSSATGRPRGSRVRLFQALLGFQAGSAGEAIRNIVDSYTSPGPGGLEERVVEIVSKLGDGGLVYVPVDRGAEYAERLAELLRSRGVAAEAFTSQNPGALERFRSGETQVLVGVAVYYGVAVRGLDLPERIRYAVFAGVPRLRFSARFEDPHPLSILRALAVLAEHAPRDVAERAQTLLGKLRALARRLSQAALARVAEELRSGRPGSDAAREFASALEWLRDTMRREDVWRALERADDIAVVREEGRAYILVPDVATYIQASGRTSRLFAGGITKGLSVVVADDPRLLNGLMRRTRWLVEAEWRRFEELDLPSLLREINMDRERVRAVLEGRVKPETMELVRTALLVVESPNKARTIAGFFGRPSARQIGPLRVYEVSTGDYVLLVAASGGHVYDLVKPATPRELAGPEWLLDELRGSVEGYDWPSARNVHGVLVARGGGRRFLPVYAPLARCLACGHQWPVSPEDYNPVTGRGELRCPVCGSPLVKSSWDIVEALRDLASEVDVVMIGTDPDTEGEKIGWDLASLIRPMARSIVRVEFHEITRRAILEAIHGARPFLERLVEAQIVRRVEDRWIGFTLSPVLWTKFWPRFCTWSRESRLQSARRRLRDAKAMLNAMERDAMLREECSRPNYNLSAGRVQTPVLGWIVEHTLGARFLRIPLYRLRLRDGDGRELEVEVRGDEASDRIREALEEARGLLEEALRRHEVLERLGGLEEARRRKARVIREVNSALRGGAAVRAVVGDVEEWEDELKPLPPFTTDAMLAEAAARLGLSAPEAMKLAQDLFELGLITYHRTDSTRVSDAGLTVAREYLRYRYGEDRLEEVFQPRRWGEGGAHEAIRPTRPIDSETLRRLVGEGALQLARPLTQRHYRLYDLIFRRFIASQMGSARVRRQRARVTVEISLPGEKPKRIERTEERIVEVIEPGWLDVYQAVRPQPRLEPGEYRLESVGVRVWSPLRLLSQAEVVRMMKERGIGRPSTYAKIIDTLLRRGYVVSAGRAGAMIATTRGIGVYDFLMKRFGGLVSEEVTRRLQDTMDRIEEGAVDYQKVLSEVLEELRRALHSPQSGLTGEEAERLLPVQQEPPGGA; encoded by the coding sequence TTGAGCTGGGCCGGTGGCTCCGAGCCTGCTAGGGGTGTGTACTTCTTCTCCTGCCCGGGCTGCTGCGGCCCAGAGGGGGATGACCGGCTCCAGCTCGGGCTCCCCTGCCCCCGCTGCCTGCCGGAGCGGGTTGCCGCCGAGTCCGTCCTCGATGTGGCGGAGGCTGTGGAGAAGGCTAGGGGGCTGAGGAAGGGGAGCCCGCTGGAGCGCTATGCGAGGGTTGAGAGGGAGGCTAGGGAGGTCGAGGCTCTCTTCGAGAAGGCTACGGGCTCCAGGCTCTGGAGCGCGCAGCGTGCATGGGTTAGGAGGGTGCTTAAGGGGAAGAGCTTCGCGGCCATAGCCCCGACTGGTGTGGGTAAGACCACGTTCGGCGTGCTGATGGCCGTCTACCTGGCCTCGCGGGGGGAGAAGAGCTACATAGTTGTCCCCACCACGCCCCTGGTGAAGATGGTTGAGGAGCGGGCTCTCCGCCTGGCCGACGCCGCGGGGGTCCCGGCTAGGATAGTAGCGCTCCACAGCCGGCTCTCCCAGAAGCAGAGGAGGCGGCTGCTGGAGAGGGTGGCGGAGGGCGACTTCGACATACTGATCACTACCAGCCAGTACCTAGTGAGGAACGCTGAGACGCTCGCCGGCCTCAGGGAGCAGTGGGGGAGGGGCTTCCGCTTCGTATTCGTGGACGACGTGGACGCGGTGCTGAAAAGCGGGAGGAGCGTAGACGCGGTCCTCCGCGTGGTGGGGTTCAGCAGGGAGGAGGTGGAGCTGGGCTGGAGGCTCCTCCAGCTCCAGCGCCGCCTCGTCTGGGAGACCCGGAGGGCCCAGAAGGAGCTGGCCAGGAGGCTTGAGAGGCTGAGGCAGCAGGCCAGGAGGAGGGGCCGCCGCCTCACCGCCGAGGAGGTGCGGGAGCTGCGTAGGAGGGTGTTCGAGGAGACCCTGGAGCCCCTCTACCGGGAGCTGAGGAGGATAGAGGAGAGGCTCGAGAAGGCCCGGCGCCGGGCGGCGGTGCTCGTGGTCAGCAGCGCCACCGGGAGGCCTAGGGGCAGCAGGGTGAGGCTCTTCCAGGCGCTGCTCGGCTTCCAGGCGGGCTCGGCGGGGGAGGCGATAAGGAACATCGTGGACTCCTACACCTCCCCCGGCCCCGGGGGGCTCGAGGAGCGGGTTGTCGAGATAGTCTCGAAGCTGGGGGACGGCGGGCTAGTGTACGTGCCGGTGGACCGGGGCGCTGAGTATGCTGAGAGGCTCGCCGAGCTCCTCCGCAGCCGCGGGGTGGCGGCGGAGGCGTTCACCTCCCAGAACCCAGGGGCGCTGGAGAGGTTCCGGAGCGGCGAGACCCAGGTGCTGGTGGGCGTAGCCGTCTACTACGGCGTGGCTGTGAGGGGCCTCGATCTGCCGGAGAGGATCCGCTACGCGGTCTTCGCCGGCGTGCCCCGGCTCCGCTTCAGCGCCAGGTTCGAGGACCCGCACCCCCTGAGCATCCTCCGCGCCCTCGCGGTGCTGGCCGAACACGCGCCGAGGGACGTGGCTGAGAGGGCGCAGACGCTCCTGGGCAAGCTGAGGGCGCTCGCCCGGAGACTGAGCCAGGCGGCGCTGGCGAGGGTCGCGGAGGAGCTCCGGAGCGGGAGGCCCGGGAGCGATGCCGCCAGGGAGTTCGCCTCGGCTCTCGAGTGGCTCCGGGACACTATGAGGAGGGAGGATGTCTGGAGGGCCCTGGAGCGGGCCGACGACATAGCAGTGGTGAGGGAGGAGGGGCGGGCCTACATACTGGTGCCCGATGTAGCCACCTACATCCAGGCCTCGGGCAGGACGAGCAGGCTCTTCGCCGGGGGGATAACCAAGGGGCTGAGCGTGGTTGTGGCCGACGACCCGAGGCTGCTCAACGGGCTGATGAGGAGGACCCGCTGGCTGGTGGAGGCGGAGTGGAGGAGGTTCGAGGAGCTGGACCTCCCATCGCTGCTCCGCGAGATAAACATGGACAGGGAGAGGGTCAGGGCGGTCCTCGAGGGGAGGGTTAAGCCGGAGACCATGGAGCTCGTCAGGACGGCGCTGCTGGTGGTGGAGAGCCCGAACAAGGCGAGGACTATAGCAGGGTTCTTCGGGAGGCCCAGCGCCCGGCAGATAGGCCCGCTGAGGGTCTACGAGGTCTCCACCGGCGACTACGTCCTCCTAGTCGCTGCGAGCGGGGGCCACGTCTACGACCTCGTGAAGCCCGCCACGCCCCGAGAGCTGGCGGGCCCCGAGTGGCTGCTCGACGAGCTGCGGGGCTCTGTGGAGGGCTACGACTGGCCCAGCGCCCGGAATGTCCACGGCGTCCTGGTGGCCCGCGGGGGTGGGAGGCGCTTCCTGCCCGTCTACGCCCCCCTGGCCCGCTGCCTCGCCTGCGGCCACCAGTGGCCAGTGAGCCCCGAGGACTACAACCCGGTCACCGGGAGGGGGGAGCTGCGCTGCCCCGTCTGCGGCTCGCCGCTGGTGAAGAGCAGCTGGGACATAGTGGAGGCCCTCCGCGACCTGGCCAGCGAGGTTGACGTGGTGATGATAGGCACTGACCCCGACACCGAGGGCGAGAAGATAGGCTGGGACCTGGCCAGCCTGATAAGACCCATGGCGAGGAGCATTGTGAGGGTGGAGTTTCACGAGATAACCCGCCGCGCGATACTAGAGGCTATACACGGGGCAAGGCCCTTCCTCGAGAGGCTGGTGGAGGCCCAGATAGTCCGGAGGGTGGAGGACCGCTGGATAGGCTTCACACTGAGCCCGGTGCTCTGGACCAAGTTCTGGCCGCGCTTCTGCACCTGGAGCCGCGAGTCCCGGCTCCAGAGCGCCAGGAGAAGGCTGAGGGACGCCAAGGCAATGCTCAATGCTATGGAGAGGGATGCGATGCTTAGAGAGGAGTGCAGCAGGCCCAACTACAACCTCAGCGCCGGCCGCGTCCAGACACCGGTGCTCGGCTGGATAGTGGAGCACACGCTGGGCGCCAGGTTTCTCCGCATTCCCCTCTACAGGCTCCGGCTCCGCGACGGGGACGGCAGGGAGCTGGAGGTCGAGGTGAGGGGCGACGAGGCCAGCGATAGGATAAGAGAGGCGCTGGAGGAGGCCAGGGGGCTGCTGGAGGAGGCGCTGCGCCGCCACGAGGTGCTGGAGAGGCTCGGCGGGCTCGAGGAGGCGCGCCGGAGGAAGGCCAGGGTGATAAGGGAGGTCAACAGCGCGCTCCGCGGGGGCGCGGCCGTCAGGGCCGTGGTGGGTGACGTCGAGGAGTGGGAGGACGAGCTGAAGCCCCTCCCACCCTTCACCACCGACGCCATGCTGGCGGAGGCTGCGGCGAGGCTGGGGCTCTCAGCGCCCGAGGCCATGAAGCTGGCCCAGGACCTCTTCGAGCTCGGCCTAATAACCTACCACCGCACCGACAGCACCAGGGTGAGCGACGCGGGCCTAACAGTGGCCAGGGAGTATCTCCGCTACCGCTACGGCGAGGACCGGCTGGAGGAGGTGTTCCAGCCCCGCCGCTGGGGCGAGGGCGGGGCCCACGAGGCGATAAGGCCCACCAGGCCCATCGACTCTGAGACCCTCCGCCGCCTAGTCGGGGAGGGCGCGCTCCAGCTGGCGAGGCCGCTGACGCAGCGCCACTACCGGCTCTACGACCTCATATTCCGCAGGTTCATAGCGAGCCAGATGGGGTCTGCAAGGGTGAGGAGGCAGAGGGCGAGGGTAACGGTGGAGATCAGCCTGCCCGGCGAGAAGCCGAAGAGAATTGAGAGGACCGAGGAGCGCATAGTCGAGGTCATTGAGCCGGGCTGGCTCGACGTCTACCAGGCGGTGAGGCCTCAGCCACGGCTGGAGCCGGGCGAGTACCGGCTGGAGAGTGTAGGGGTCAGGGTCTGGAGCCCCCTCCGGCTCCTCAGCCAGGCGGAGGTGGTGAGGATGATGAAGGAGAGGGGCATAGGGAGGCCCAGCACCTACGCCAAGATCATCGACACACTGCTTCGCCGCGGCTACGTGGTCTCCGCCGGCAGGGCGGGGGCTATGATAGCCACCACGCGGGGCATAGGGGTCTACGACTTCCTCATGAAGAGGTTCGGCGGCCTGGTCTCAGAGGAGGTCACAAGGAGGCTGCAGGACACCATGGACAGGATAGAAGAGGGCGCCGTGGACTACCAGAAGGTGCTCAGCGAGGTCCTCGAGGAGCTGCGCAGGGCCCTCCACAGCCCTCAGAGCGGCCTCACCGGGGAGGAGGCCGAGCGCCTGCTGCCAGTCCAGCAGGAGCCCCCGGGTGGGGCCTAG
- a CDS encoding 5-(carboxyamino)imidazole ribonucleotide mutase, whose product MRCRGRVAVVVGSRSDLEYAERAEKVLRGAGVEVEVRVLSAHRDPEALDEFIRSSCGRVDVYIAMAGLSAALPGYIASRCGKPVVGVPLPVGPLKGVDALLSIVQMPRGVPVASVGIGAAENAALFALRVLAAGSRCGE is encoded by the coding sequence TTGCGCTGCCGGGGCCGTGTAGCGGTCGTGGTCGGTAGTAGGAGCGACTTGGAGTATGCGGAGCGTGCCGAGAAGGTGCTGCGTGGGGCCGGCGTGGAGGTTGAGGTCCGGGTTTTGAGCGCGCACCGGGACCCGGAGGCTCTCGACGAGTTTATCCGGTCTAGCTGCGGCAGGGTGGACGTCTACATCGCTATGGCCGGGCTTTCCGCCGCGCTCCCCGGGTATATTGCCTCGAGGTGCGGTAAGCCTGTCGTGGGCGTCCCCCTGCCGGTGGGCCCGTTGAAGGGTGTTGACGCCCTCCTCTCCATCGTGCAGATGCCCCGGGGTGTGCCGGTGGCCTCTGTGGGCATCGGCGCCGCGGAGAATGCTGCGCTGTTCGCCCTCCGGGTCCTGGCCGCCGGGAGCCGCTGCGGGGAGTAG
- the hypA gene encoding hydrogenase nickel incorporation protein HypA: MHEWALVNAIIAEIEDKVRQGYGVEEVKIILGELQNVDRGVVEAYLGKALPEIAPGARVVYVEEPARFRCRVCGYEWGLDEVELDEETREAIHFVPEAVYSFVRCPRCGSRDYDIVQGRGVKLALAVRRKGEEAAGEGR, encoded by the coding sequence TTGCACGAGTGGGCGCTCGTGAACGCGATAATAGCGGAGATAGAGGACAAGGTGCGCCAGGGCTACGGGGTGGAGGAGGTCAAGATTATCCTCGGGGAGCTGCAGAACGTCGACCGCGGCGTTGTCGAGGCGTACCTGGGGAAGGCTCTCCCCGAGATAGCCCCCGGGGCTAGAGTGGTCTACGTGGAGGAGCCCGCCAGGTTCCGCTGCAGGGTCTGCGGCTACGAGTGGGGCCTCGACGAGGTGGAGCTGGACGAGGAGACCCGTGAGGCCATCCACTTCGTGCCGGAGGCCGTCTACAGCTTCGTCCGCTGCCCCCGCTGCGGGAGCAGGGACTACGATATAGTCCAGGGCCGCGGGGTTAAGCTCGCCCTGGCCGTTAGGAGGAAGGGCGAGGAGGCGGCGGGAGAGGGGAGGTGA
- a CDS encoding P-loop NTPase yields MARGEAVLDPRLAGARQMLSRVRAVVPVMSAKGGVGKTLVAVIAALHAARRGRRTGLLDLDVTSPSAHIALGVDPGSLQPEEKNGVVPPLVAGVRFMTVAYYTWDRPTPLRGQAVDDAIREVLAVTNWGELDLLIVDTPPGLRDEALDTLEYLPDPRVVAVATPSRLARAGVERLLALLEEQGQPRYLLVNMYAGGDGLEDLAEKYGARYLGRVRLDPSVEEALGDPEKLLSTGMARDVAEAVDRLLEDLGI; encoded by the coding sequence ATGGCGCGTGGAGAGGCCGTGCTCGACCCCAGGCTGGCCGGAGCGAGGCAGATGCTCTCCAGGGTCAGGGCCGTGGTCCCCGTTATGAGCGCTAAGGGCGGCGTCGGCAAGACCCTGGTGGCGGTGATCGCCGCGCTCCACGCCGCGAGGCGGGGTAGGAGGACCGGGCTCCTCGACCTGGACGTGACGAGCCCCTCCGCCCACATAGCCCTCGGCGTGGACCCGGGGAGCCTGCAGCCGGAGGAGAAGAACGGCGTAGTCCCCCCGCTCGTGGCGGGCGTCAGGTTCATGACAGTGGCCTACTATACCTGGGACAGGCCGACGCCGCTCCGCGGCCAGGCCGTCGACGACGCTATCAGGGAGGTGCTGGCAGTCACCAACTGGGGGGAGCTGGACCTGCTGATAGTCGACACGCCGCCGGGCCTCCGGGACGAGGCCCTGGACACGCTGGAGTACCTGCCGGACCCCAGGGTGGTGGCTGTCGCCACTCCCTCGAGGCTGGCCCGCGCCGGGGTGGAGAGGCTGCTAGCCCTGCTGGAGGAGCAGGGACAGCCCCGCTACCTCCTCGTCAACATGTACGCGGGGGGCGACGGGCTCGAGGACCTGGCCGAGAAGTACGGGGCCAGGTACCTGGGGAGGGTGAGGCTCGACCCCTCCGTCGAGGAGGCCCTCGGCGACCCCGAGAAGTTGCTCTCAACCGGCATGGCCAGGGACGTCGCGGAGGCGGTTGACAGGCTCCTCGAGGACCTCGGCATCTAG
- a CDS encoding RNA-binding domain-containing protein: protein MQTRVRVEAEARPTEDVEKVKRAILNVFTPDRMWVEDLGRGYRLVVAEAYSLRSLLRLHELLRRERILDAARSYMLHGIDQGVLVFKINKQAAYVGRLSLVDMDAEAAMGPITFIVEYRDPRAVVDWLAPPTRMGRPLYENPMPGD, encoded by the coding sequence ATGCAGACACGGGTCAGGGTGGAGGCGGAGGCCAGGCCCACGGAGGATGTCGAGAAGGTCAAGCGGGCCATACTCAACGTGTTCACGCCCGATAGGATGTGGGTTGAGGACCTGGGCCGCGGCTACCGGCTGGTCGTGGCGGAGGCCTATAGCCTCCGCAGCCTCCTGAGGCTCCACGAGCTGCTCCGCCGCGAGAGGATCCTGGACGCAGCCCGCAGCTACATGCTCCACGGCATCGACCAGGGCGTGCTGGTGTTTAAGATAAACAAGCAGGCGGCCTATGTGGGCAGGCTGAGCCTCGTAGACATGGACGCGGAGGCGGCGATGGGCCCGATAACCTTCATCGTAGAGTACAGGGACCCGAGAGCGGTGGTGGACTGGCTAGCCCCTCCCACTAGGATGGGGCGCCCCCTCTACGAGAACCCGATGCCCGGGGACTAG
- a CDS encoding molybdopterin-dependent oxidoreductase — MPAEVTGCRVYVNTLAEARPVVVADCAAAGTVDSRGEALKALQGLLGLLSRELSLRLEPEGPESYEAEPLARRRYTVHILRLRGGGEARLVEARGGVLAAALVAPLDAVPGAREALAGGAVEVGEAPRPPVLLRRPILEPDGEPAGQGRIPRFVTYAVEGLPARAPRAWEILVHTPGGRRRLGQELIEERAGWRLLYLHCVTGWSVGPRKWLAAPLGEVLRAARAPLPGDGWLLARSAGGYSAVLPLPLALEAAYLAVGLEEGPLPLERGAPVRLLAPTLYGWKSVKWLREIHVLESYVDGYWEARGYHERGLVAAEERFKLRNPGLLEDHALKPPEPR; from the coding sequence GTGCCCGCAGAGGTGACGGGCTGCCGGGTCTACGTAAACACGCTGGCCGAGGCCAGGCCGGTGGTCGTGGCAGACTGCGCCGCGGCGGGCACCGTGGACTCCCGGGGCGAGGCCCTCAAGGCCCTCCAAGGCCTGCTGGGCCTCCTATCGAGGGAGCTATCCCTACGCCTAGAGCCAGAGGGCCCTGAGAGCTACGAGGCCGAGCCACTGGCCAGGAGGAGGTACACCGTCCATATCCTCCGGCTCCGCGGGGGAGGGGAGGCGAGGCTCGTGGAGGCCCGTGGAGGCGTGCTCGCCGCCGCCCTCGTGGCGCCCCTGGACGCGGTGCCAGGGGCGCGGGAGGCCCTCGCCGGCGGAGCGGTCGAGGTGGGCGAGGCGCCTCGGCCCCCGGTGCTGCTCCGCAGGCCCATCCTGGAGCCCGACGGGGAGCCCGCGGGGCAGGGGAGGATACCCCGCTTCGTAACCTACGCGGTCGAGGGCCTCCCCGCCAGGGCCCCCAGGGCCTGGGAGATACTGGTCCACACCCCCGGCGGGCGCCGCCGGCTGGGCCAGGAGCTGATCGAGGAGAGGGCAGGGTGGAGGCTGCTGTACCTGCACTGCGTCACCGGCTGGAGCGTCGGGCCCCGGAAGTGGCTCGCCGCCCCCCTGGGGGAGGTCCTCCGCGCCGCCCGCGCCCCCCTCCCCGGGGACGGGTGGCTCCTGGCCCGCAGCGCGGGCGGCTACTCCGCTGTCCTCCCCCTCCCCCTGGCCCTCGAGGCCGCCTACCTCGCCGTGGGGCTCGAGGAGGGGCCCCTCCCCCTGGAGCGGGGCGCCCCGGTGAGGCTGCTCGCCCCGACGCTCTACGGCTGGAAGAGCGTCAAGTGGCTGCGGGAGATACACGTCCTCGAGAGCTACGTGGACGGCTACTGGGAGGCCCGGGGCTACCACGAGCGGGGCCTGGTGGCGGCCGAGGAGAGGTTTAAGCTCCGGAACCCCGGGCTCCTCGAGGACCACGCCCTCAAGCCCCCGGAGCCTAGATAG
- a CDS encoding restriction endonuclease — MAAVAALLLERGRGCTPLGEMAARLFLRPGLVEAAAARLAGAGGLRLEGDAACVDDPLALALAAVKLGVSETAVARHLDWRMFEEYAARALAEAGFEALQGLRVHGPGGLELDVLGLDAAAGLAVAVDCKHWSPRVSTPSRLRAAAARHRERLGRLIRHWRRLGLPPGRWRIVPALLVLREHAPRLAEGVPVVPASRLRGFLEELPALAEDPAVYVARLEA; from the coding sequence GTGGCGGCGGTCGCGGCTTTGCTGCTCGAGAGGGGGAGGGGCTGCACCCCGCTCGGCGAGATGGCTGCCAGGCTCTTCCTCCGTCCCGGGCTCGTGGAGGCGGCTGCCGCGAGGCTCGCCGGCGCCGGCGGCCTCAGGCTGGAGGGGGACGCGGCCTGCGTGGACGACCCGCTGGCCCTGGCCCTCGCCGCCGTCAAGCTGGGCGTCTCCGAGACCGCTGTTGCCCGGCACCTGGACTGGAGGATGTTCGAGGAATACGCCGCGCGGGCTCTGGCGGAGGCCGGGTTCGAGGCCCTCCAGGGCCTCCGGGTCCACGGCCCCGGGGGTCTGGAGCTGGACGTGCTGGGCCTTGACGCGGCCGCCGGGCTGGCGGTGGCTGTGGACTGCAAACACTGGAGTCCTAGGGTCTCGACCCCTTCTAGGCTCCGCGCGGCGGCGGCCAGGCACCGGGAGAGGCTTGGTAGGCTTATCCGCCACTGGCGGAGGCTCGGCCTCCCGCCCGGCAGGTGGAGGATAGTCCCGGCCCTCCTGGTGCTCAGGGAGCACGCCCCCAGGCTGGCCGAGGGGGTGCCGGTGGTGCCCGCGTCGAGGCTCCGCGGCTTCCTGGAGGAGCTGCCGGCGCTCGCCGAGGACCCTGCCGTGTACGTCGCAAGGCTTGAAGCCTAG
- a CDS encoding 4Fe-4S dicluster domain-containing protein, with amino-acid sequence MTRRIMVIDLEKCIGCNACTAACVAENLNSPIYYNPPPVAKLLGLAENAKSPEEAKTLIHELLWLRTRTHRVYRDGDMTVYHIMCQHCDDAPCVAACPTGASYQRKDGIVLVNPEKCILCGYCIAACPYGARHVNPFTRTVDKCTLCAHRVDRGELPACVETCPTGARMFGDLDDPNDPVARLVRTGQARPGSVGGVLGPTRPRVYTVPPQKKR; translated from the coding sequence GTGACGAGGCGTATAATGGTCATAGACCTGGAGAAGTGCATAGGCTGCAACGCCTGCACAGCAGCATGCGTGGCCGAGAACCTCAACAGCCCGATCTACTACAACCCGCCGCCGGTGGCCAAGCTGCTCGGGCTCGCGGAGAATGCTAAGAGCCCCGAGGAGGCTAAGACGCTGATCCACGAGCTGCTGTGGCTCCGCACGAGGACCCACCGCGTCTACCGAGACGGCGACATGACAGTATACCATATCATGTGCCAGCACTGCGACGACGCCCCATGCGTGGCCGCCTGCCCCACCGGCGCCAGCTACCAGAGGAAGGATGGCATAGTGCTGGTGAACCCGGAGAAGTGCATCCTATGCGGCTACTGCATCGCTGCCTGCCCCTACGGCGCCCGCCACGTGAACCCATTCACGAGGACAGTGGACAAGTGCACCCTCTGCGCCCACAGGGTGGACAGGGGAGAGCTGCCGGCCTGCGTCGAGACCTGCCCCACCGGCGCCAGGATGTTCGGCGACCTCGACGACCCCAACGACCCTGTTGCGAGGCTGGTGAGGACAGGGCAGGCCAGGCCGGGCTCGGTCGGGGGCGTCCTCGGCCCCACGAGGCCGAGAGTCTACACGGTGCCGCCGCAGAAGAAGAGGTAG